One genomic window of Trichomycterus rosablanca isolate fTriRos1 chromosome 1, fTriRos1.hap1, whole genome shotgun sequence includes the following:
- the rassf8b gene encoding ras association domain-containing protein 8b isoform X1, with product MRDMELKVWVDGVQRIVCGVTEVTTCQEVVIALAQAIGRTGRYTLIEKWHETERHLAPHENPVVSLNKWGQYASDVQLVLQCTSPSLSERPTSRSSMLGPTYYPYHQSLTPLAKICPITTDSIKRCEPRCKSLPFSSSVKGLRDIFSKSREPGRGCSATPGPVVQELGRLVPLQKKKLNSLERKLQSCEQETQCNLLTEKEEEELLWLEQQVQEMETEVQEQEFWENELQLEQENERKLREQLQQLIIRFQECKAELSVYMAQIQCMETCLQAEQLQRELLQMRKANKEDLWVQMENIDTELKMQVHQAARLESSCRAVNISLGQFNLQLQKKEQELDQLTKELRHVNLQQFIQQTGTKVTVLPAELMKAKSSRESEQSSSLQPLESVLPLSTDLQSLQSPLTSSFNPDGIYV from the exons GGCGCACAGGGAGGTACACCCTTATAGAGAAATGGCATGAGACAGAAAGACATTTGGCCCCCCATGAGAACCCCGTGGTGTCTTTGAATAAGTGGGGTCAGTATGCCAGTGATGTCCAATTAGTGCTACAGTGCACCAGTCCCTCACTAAGTGAGCGCCCCACCTCAAGGTCCTCCATGCTGGGGCCTACATACTACCCATACCACCAGAGTCTCACTCCGCTAGCCAAGATCTGCCCTATAACCACAGATAGTATTAAACGATGTGAACCCAGGTGCAAGTCACTGCCTTTCAGCAGCAGTGTCAAGGGCTTACGGGACATCTTTAGTAAGAGCCGGGAGCCAGGAAGAGGCTGCAGTGCTACTCCAGGCCCGGTGGTGCAGGAATTGGGACGGCTGGTGCCGCTCCAAAAAAAGAAGCTTAACTCTCTGGAGCGGAAGCTGCAAAGCTGTGAGCAGGAAACCCAGTGCAATCTTCTGACTGAGAAGGAAGAGGAGGAGTTGCTGTGGCTAGAGCAACAGGTGCAAGAGATGGAAACAGAGGTGCAAGAGCAGGAGTTTTGGGAAAATGAGCTGCAACTTGAGCAGGAAAATGAGCGGAAACTGCGTGAACAATTACAGCAGCTAATAATTCGGTTTCAGGAGTGTAAGGCAGAGCTGTCTGTGTACATGGCTCAGATACAATGCATGGAGACATGTCTACAGGCTGAGCAGCTTCAACGAGAGCTTTTGCAGATGAGGAAGGCAAATAAGGAGGATCTCTGGGTGCAGATGGAAAACATAGACACTGAACTGAAAATGCAGGTGCATCAGGCTGCCAGGCTGGAAAGCAGCTGCAGAGCAGTAAATATTTCTCTGGGACAGTTCAACCTTCAGCTTCAG aaAAAAGAGCAGGAGCTGGACCAGTTAACTAAGGAACTGAGACATGTAAACCTTCAGCAGTTTATCCAACAAACTGGCACCAAAGTTACTGTGCTACCTGCAGAACTCATGAAAGCAAAGAGTAGCAGAG AGTCAGAGCAATCCAGTTCTTTGCAGCCTCTGGAATCAGTTCTTCCACTTTCCACCGATCTGCAATCCCTACAAAGCCCTCTGACCTCCAGCTTCAACCCAGATGGAATTTATGTTTGA
- the rassf8b gene encoding ras association domain-containing protein 8b isoform X2: MRDMELKVWVDGVQRIVCGVTEVTTCQEVVIALAQAIGRTGRYTLIEKWHETERHLAPHENPVVSLNKWGQYASDVQLVLQCTSPSLSERPTSRSSMLGPTYYPYHQSLTPLAKICPITTDSIKRCEPRCKSLPFSSSVKGLRDIFSKSREPGRGCSATPGPVVQELGRLVPLQKKKLNSLERKLQSCEQETQCNLLTEKEEEELLWLEQQVQEMETEVQEQEFWENELQLEQENERKLREQLQQLIIRFQECKAELSVYMAQIQCMETCLQAEQLQRELLQMRKANKEDLWVQMENIDTELKMQVHQAARLESSCRAVNISLGQFNLQLQKKEQELDQLTKELRHVNLQQFIQQTGTKVTVLPAELMKAKSSREQSSSLQPLESVLPLSTDLQSLQSPLTSSFNPDGIYV; encoded by the exons GGCGCACAGGGAGGTACACCCTTATAGAGAAATGGCATGAGACAGAAAGACATTTGGCCCCCCATGAGAACCCCGTGGTGTCTTTGAATAAGTGGGGTCAGTATGCCAGTGATGTCCAATTAGTGCTACAGTGCACCAGTCCCTCACTAAGTGAGCGCCCCACCTCAAGGTCCTCCATGCTGGGGCCTACATACTACCCATACCACCAGAGTCTCACTCCGCTAGCCAAGATCTGCCCTATAACCACAGATAGTATTAAACGATGTGAACCCAGGTGCAAGTCACTGCCTTTCAGCAGCAGTGTCAAGGGCTTACGGGACATCTTTAGTAAGAGCCGGGAGCCAGGAAGAGGCTGCAGTGCTACTCCAGGCCCGGTGGTGCAGGAATTGGGACGGCTGGTGCCGCTCCAAAAAAAGAAGCTTAACTCTCTGGAGCGGAAGCTGCAAAGCTGTGAGCAGGAAACCCAGTGCAATCTTCTGACTGAGAAGGAAGAGGAGGAGTTGCTGTGGCTAGAGCAACAGGTGCAAGAGATGGAAACAGAGGTGCAAGAGCAGGAGTTTTGGGAAAATGAGCTGCAACTTGAGCAGGAAAATGAGCGGAAACTGCGTGAACAATTACAGCAGCTAATAATTCGGTTTCAGGAGTGTAAGGCAGAGCTGTCTGTGTACATGGCTCAGATACAATGCATGGAGACATGTCTACAGGCTGAGCAGCTTCAACGAGAGCTTTTGCAGATGAGGAAGGCAAATAAGGAGGATCTCTGGGTGCAGATGGAAAACATAGACACTGAACTGAAAATGCAGGTGCATCAGGCTGCCAGGCTGGAAAGCAGCTGCAGAGCAGTAAATATTTCTCTGGGACAGTTCAACCTTCAGCTTCAG aaAAAAGAGCAGGAGCTGGACCAGTTAACTAAGGAACTGAGACATGTAAACCTTCAGCAGTTTATCCAACAAACTGGCACCAAAGTTACTGTGCTACCTGCAGAACTCATGAAAGCAAAGAGTAGCAGAG AGCAATCCAGTTCTTTGCAGCCTCTGGAATCAGTTCTTCCACTTTCCACCGATCTGCAATCCCTACAAAGCCCTCTGACCTCCAGCTTCAACCCAGATGGAATTTATGTTTGA